The Primulina eburnea isolate SZY01 chromosome 8, ASM2296580v1, whole genome shotgun sequence genome contains a region encoding:
- the LOC140840119 gene encoding nucleolar protein 16 codes for MGGSRRKYKRSKAKVRVALPRKNPHIFKPAFNLPPKLKSLLDPLSKWDDKGSVIENYKSFGVVSNPNFLGVRSRTAHIVESDSLQMPPPGNNVVSEFEAIDSGCDVEEDDLKSALGKTRTDGKSGSLQPLTAIQRLHVGRLVEKYGDDYQSMFMDIKLNKMQHSVATLEKLCKRYHTFKDKNPLIVGSSK; via the exons ATGGGGGGTTCAAGGAGGAAGTACAAGAGATCGAAGGCGAAAGTGCGAGTGGCGTTGCCGAGGAAGAATCCTCACATATTCAAGCCGGCGTTCAATCTTCCCCCAAAGTTAAAATCTCTACTGGATCCCCTTTCCAAATGGGATGACAAGGGAAGCGTCATCGAGAATTATAAGTCATTCGGTGTTGTTTCGAACCCTAATTTCCTCGGCGTGCGGTCTCGTACAGCTCACATCGTGGAAAGCGACTCTCTCCAGATGCCTCCCCCCGGCAACAACGTTGTATCGGAGTTCGAGGCGATTGATTCCGGCTGTGACGTCGAAGAAGATG ATTTGAAGTCTGCACTCGGTAAAACGCGCACTGACGGCAAATCTGGCTCCCTTCAACCACTTACAGCCATCCAAAGGCTTCATGTTGGTCGATTGGTGGAGAAATACGGCGATGACTATCAG AGCATGTTCATGGATATTAAATTAAACAAAATGCAGCATTCTGTAGCGACACTGGAGAAACTCTGCAAACGGTACCATACCTTCAAAGATAAAAATCCGTTGATAGTGGGATCTTCAAAATGA
- the LOC140840116 gene encoding beta-glucosidase 10 isoform X9, with amino-acid sequence MSEMGLAAFRFSISWARLIPNGRGPVNPLGLQFYNNFINELTRHGIQPHVTLHHVDLPQALEDEYGGWVSRKIVKDFTTYADVCFREFGDRVLHWTTVNEANIFAMGGYDQGITPPEHCSRPFANACSRGNSSTEPYIVGHNILLAHSATAKLYKKKYKVTQKGYIGFNIYNIWMVPYTNTKEDIIATGRANDFSIGWLINPLIFGDYPEIVKNNAGTRIPVFTEAESRQLKDSIDFIGVNHYTTIFVKDNPSSLQMDQRDLIADMAVQLIYERGDAPPDQFPVIPWGLYGLLEYLKQVYGNPPVYIHENGQSTIRNGTLEDLPRAEYLHAYIGSMLDAIRNGSNTKGYFVWTFLDCLELLGGFGSSFGMYYVDLNDQDLKRYEKLSGRWYTNFLKGNSVWPQDITPPGDKLSGFLSSRSAH; translated from the exons ATGTCTGAAATGGGTTTGGCGGCATTTAGATTCTCCATTTCATGGGCAAGACTGATTCCTA ATGGAAGAGGCCCTGTAAATCCTCTGGGATTGCAGTTCTACAATAACTTCATTAATGAACTAACAAGACATG GAATCCAACCACATGTTACATTGCATCATGTTGATCTGCCACAAGCACTCGAAGACGAGTACGGGGGATGGGTTAGTAGAAAGATAGT GAAGGACTTCACGACATATGCTGATGTGTGTTTCAGGGAATTTGGTGACAGGGTTTTGCATTGGACCACTGTTAATGAAGCCAATATATTTGCAATGGGTGGTTATGATCAGGGAATCACTCCCCCAGAACATTGTTCGAGGCCATTCGCAAATGCTTGTTCAAGGGGTAACTCCTCCACTGAACCATATATTGTTGGGCATAATATCTTGCTGGCTCATTCAGCTACTGCCAAACTGTATAAGAAAAAATACAAG GTCACTCAAAAAGGTTACATTGGATTTAACATCTATAATATCTGGATGGTTCCTTACACCAATACAAAAGAAGATATAATTGCAACTGGAAGAGCTAATGATTTTTCTATCGGCTG GTTAATTAATCCTTTGATTTTTGGAGACTACCCAGAGATAGTTAAAAACAATGCAGGGACAAGAATTCCAGTCTTCACAGAGGCTGAGTCGAGGCAGCTAAAGGATTCCATCGACTTCATTGGAGTGAATCACTACACGACTATTTTCGTCAAGGACAATCCCAGCTCCCTACAAATGGATCAAAGGGATCTAATTGCTGACATGGCTGTACAGCTGATAT ATGAAAGGGGTGATGCTCCACCTGATCAG TTCCCTGTAATTCCTTGGGGTCTCTATGGACTGCTGGAGTATCTTAAACAAGTTTATGGCAACCCCCCTGTTTATATCCATGAAAAtg GTCAGAGCACTATACGCAATGGAACATTGGAGGACTTACCAAGGGCCGAATATTTGCATGCTTACATTGGGAGTATGCTCGATGCCATAAG GAATGGATCAAACACGAAGGGTTACTTTGTGTGGACATTTTTAGATTGTCTCGAGTTATTGGGCGGATTCGGTTCAAGCTTCGGGATGTATTATGTAGATTTGAACGACCAAGATTTGAAAAGATATGAGAAGCTTTCTGGTCGTTGGTACACTAATTTCTTGAAGGGAAATAGCGTCTGGCCCCAAGATATTACTCCACCAGGGGATAAGCTATCCGGTTTTCTAAGTTCACGATCTGCTCACTAA
- the LOC140840116 gene encoding beta-glucosidase 10 isoform X8 — protein sequence MYKEDIKLMSEMGLAAFRFSISWARLIPNGRGPVNPLGLQFYNNFINELTRHGIQPHVTLHHVDLPQALEDEYGGWVSRKIVKDFTTYADVCFREFGDRVLHWTTVNEANIFAMGGYDQGITPPEHCSRPFANACSRGNSSTEPYIVGHNILLAHSATAKLYKKKYKVTQKGYIGFNIYNIWMVPYTNTKEDIIATGRANDFSIGWLINPLIFGDYPEIVKNNAGTRIPVFTEAESRQLKDSIDFIGVNHYTTIFVKDNPSSLQMDQRDLIADMAVQLIYERGDAPPDQFPVIPWGLYGLLEYLKQVYGNPPVYIHENGQSTIRNGTLEDLPRAEYLHAYIGSMLDAIRNGSNTKGYFVWTFLDCLELLGGFGSSFGMYYVDLNDQDLKRYEKLSGRWYTNFLKGNSVWPQDITPPGDKLSGFLSSRSAH from the exons ATGTACAAG GAAGATATAAAATTGATGTCTGAAATGGGTTTGGCGGCATTTAGATTCTCCATTTCATGGGCAAGACTGATTCCTA ATGGAAGAGGCCCTGTAAATCCTCTGGGATTGCAGTTCTACAATAACTTCATTAATGAACTAACAAGACATG GAATCCAACCACATGTTACATTGCATCATGTTGATCTGCCACAAGCACTCGAAGACGAGTACGGGGGATGGGTTAGTAGAAAGATAGT GAAGGACTTCACGACATATGCTGATGTGTGTTTCAGGGAATTTGGTGACAGGGTTTTGCATTGGACCACTGTTAATGAAGCCAATATATTTGCAATGGGTGGTTATGATCAGGGAATCACTCCCCCAGAACATTGTTCGAGGCCATTCGCAAATGCTTGTTCAAGGGGTAACTCCTCCACTGAACCATATATTGTTGGGCATAATATCTTGCTGGCTCATTCAGCTACTGCCAAACTGTATAAGAAAAAATACAAG GTCACTCAAAAAGGTTACATTGGATTTAACATCTATAATATCTGGATGGTTCCTTACACCAATACAAAAGAAGATATAATTGCAACTGGAAGAGCTAATGATTTTTCTATCGGCTG GTTAATTAATCCTTTGATTTTTGGAGACTACCCAGAGATAGTTAAAAACAATGCAGGGACAAGAATTCCAGTCTTCACAGAGGCTGAGTCGAGGCAGCTAAAGGATTCCATCGACTTCATTGGAGTGAATCACTACACGACTATTTTCGTCAAGGACAATCCCAGCTCCCTACAAATGGATCAAAGGGATCTAATTGCTGACATGGCTGTACAGCTGATAT ATGAAAGGGGTGATGCTCCACCTGATCAG TTCCCTGTAATTCCTTGGGGTCTCTATGGACTGCTGGAGTATCTTAAACAAGTTTATGGCAACCCCCCTGTTTATATCCATGAAAAtg GTCAGAGCACTATACGCAATGGAACATTGGAGGACTTACCAAGGGCCGAATATTTGCATGCTTACATTGGGAGTATGCTCGATGCCATAAG GAATGGATCAAACACGAAGGGTTACTTTGTGTGGACATTTTTAGATTGTCTCGAGTTATTGGGCGGATTCGGTTCAAGCTTCGGGATGTATTATGTAGATTTGAACGACCAAGATTTGAAAAGATATGAGAAGCTTTCTGGTCGTTGGTACACTAATTTCTTGAAGGGAAATAGCGTCTGGCCCCAAGATATTACTCCACCAGGGGATAAGCTATCCGGTTTTCTAAGTTCACGATCTGCTCACTAA
- the LOC140840116 gene encoding beta-glucosidase 10 isoform X6: protein MIGLCFDRLFLMLAAALAVPVVLAADQYSRADFPEDFVFGSGSSAYQYEGAAFEDGRTPSIWDTFSHSDRSSGANGDITCDGYHMYKEDIKLMSEMGLAAFRFSISWARLIPNGRGPVNPLGLQFYNNFINELTRHGIQPHVTLHHVDLPQALEDEYGGWVSRKIVKDFTTYADVCFREFGDRVLHWTTVNEANIFAMGGYDQGITPPEHCSRPFANACSRGNSSTEPYIVGHNILLAHSATAKLYKKKYKVTQKGYIGFNIYNIWMVPYTNTKEDIIATGRANDFSIGWLINPLIFGDYPEIVKNNAGTRIPVFTEAESRQLKDSIDFIGVNHYTTIFVKDNPSSLQMDQRDLIADMAVQLIYERGDAPPDQFPVIPWGLYGLLEYLKQVYGNPPVYIHENGQSTIRNGTLEDLPRAEYLHAYIGSMLDAIRNGSNTKGYFVWTFLDCLELLGGFGSSFGMYYVDLNDQDLKRYEKLSGRWYTNFLKGNSVWPQDITPPGDKLSGFLSSRSAH from the exons ATGATCGGATTATGCTTCGATCGGTTGTTTTTAATGCTTGCAGCGGCGCTTGCAGTACCGGTGGTTCTCGCCGCTGATCAATATAGTAGAGCTGATTTCCCGGAGGACTTCGTTTTTGGCTCTGGTTCATCAGCTTATCAA TACGAGGGGGCAGCGTTTGAGGATGGAAGAACTCCTAGCATTTGGGACACCTTTTCACATTCTG ATCGTTCAAGTGGAGCCAATGGAGATATCACGTGTGATGGATATCATATGTACAAG GAAGATATAAAATTGATGTCTGAAATGGGTTTGGCGGCATTTAGATTCTCCATTTCATGGGCAAGACTGATTCCTA ATGGAAGAGGCCCTGTAAATCCTCTGGGATTGCAGTTCTACAATAACTTCATTAATGAACTAACAAGACATG GAATCCAACCACATGTTACATTGCATCATGTTGATCTGCCACAAGCACTCGAAGACGAGTACGGGGGATGGGTTAGTAGAAAGATAGT GAAGGACTTCACGACATATGCTGATGTGTGTTTCAGGGAATTTGGTGACAGGGTTTTGCATTGGACCACTGTTAATGAAGCCAATATATTTGCAATGGGTGGTTATGATCAGGGAATCACTCCCCCAGAACATTGTTCGAGGCCATTCGCAAATGCTTGTTCAAGGGGTAACTCCTCCACTGAACCATATATTGTTGGGCATAATATCTTGCTGGCTCATTCAGCTACTGCCAAACTGTATAAGAAAAAATACAAG GTCACTCAAAAAGGTTACATTGGATTTAACATCTATAATATCTGGATGGTTCCTTACACCAATACAAAAGAAGATATAATTGCAACTGGAAGAGCTAATGATTTTTCTATCGGCTG GTTAATTAATCCTTTGATTTTTGGAGACTACCCAGAGATAGTTAAAAACAATGCAGGGACAAGAATTCCAGTCTTCACAGAGGCTGAGTCGAGGCAGCTAAAGGATTCCATCGACTTCATTGGAGTGAATCACTACACGACTATTTTCGTCAAGGACAATCCCAGCTCCCTACAAATGGATCAAAGGGATCTAATTGCTGACATGGCTGTACAGCTGATAT ATGAAAGGGGTGATGCTCCACCTGATCAG TTCCCTGTAATTCCTTGGGGTCTCTATGGACTGCTGGAGTATCTTAAACAAGTTTATGGCAACCCCCCTGTTTATATCCATGAAAAtg GTCAGAGCACTATACGCAATGGAACATTGGAGGACTTACCAAGGGCCGAATATTTGCATGCTTACATTGGGAGTATGCTCGATGCCATAAG GAATGGATCAAACACGAAGGGTTACTTTGTGTGGACATTTTTAGATTGTCTCGAGTTATTGGGCGGATTCGGTTCAAGCTTCGGGATGTATTATGTAGATTTGAACGACCAAGATTTGAAAAGATATGAGAAGCTTTCTGGTCGTTGGTACACTAATTTCTTGAAGGGAAATAGCGTCTGGCCCCAAGATATTACTCCACCAGGGGATAAGCTATCCGGTTTTCTAAGTTCACGATCTGCTCACTAA